One part of the Clostridium thermosuccinogenes genome encodes these proteins:
- the minD gene encoding septum site-determining protein MinD, with protein MSDVIVITSGKGGVGKTTTTANIGTGLALKGKKVVLIDTDIGLRNLDVVMGLENRIVYDLVDVVEGACRIKQALIKDKRYEGLYLLPAAQTRDKSAVSPKQMINLTNELRQEFDYIIIDCPAGIEQGFKNAIAGADRAIVVTTPEVSAVRDADRIIGLLEANELRNPKLLINRVRPDMVKRGDMMSIDDIIDILAIDLIGVVPDDEKIVISTNKGEPAVTDEKSQAGQAYRNITRRILGENVPIMDMEVDDGIMQKIKKLFGLKTS; from the coding sequence ATGAGCGATGTCATAGTCATAACTTCGGGAAAGGGAGGCGTAGGTAAAACTACAACTACCGCCAATATTGGAACAGGCCTGGCTTTAAAAGGTAAGAAGGTTGTTTTAATAGATACGGATATAGGTCTTAGGAACCTTGATGTTGTTATGGGGTTGGAAAATAGAATAGTTTATGACCTGGTAGATGTTGTGGAAGGCGCTTGCAGGATAAAGCAGGCTCTGATAAAGGACAAGCGCTATGAAGGTCTTTACCTTCTTCCGGCTGCTCAAACCAGGGATAAGTCAGCTGTATCTCCGAAGCAGATGATTAATCTGACCAATGAATTAAGACAGGAGTTTGACTACATAATCATCGATTGCCCCGCAGGCATTGAGCAGGGCTTTAAAAATGCAATTGCCGGGGCTGATAGAGCTATTGTTGTAACCACTCCTGAAGTCTCGGCTGTCCGGGACGCGGACAGGATTATAGGTCTTCTGGAGGCAAATGAACTTAGGAATCCAAAACTTCTCATAAACAGGGTAAGGCCTGATATGGTAAAACGTGGGGATATGATGTCCATAGATGACATTATTGATATTCTTGCTATTGACCTTATAGGCGTTGTTCCGGATGATGAGAAGATAGTCATATCAACCAACAAGGGAGAGCCAGCCGTCACCGATGAAAAATCCCAGGCAGGACAAGCTTACAGGAACATCACGAGGAGGATTCTGGGGGAAAATGTGCCGATTATGGATATGGAAGTTGACGATGGTATAATGCAAAAAATAAAGAAGCTCTTCGGTTTAAAAACGTCTTGA
- the mreD gene encoding rod shape-determining protein MreD, with translation MRRKIVAYSACLFVLGLIQSTVLDYIRVFNVKPNLLLAFVVVTALLRGNMEGAVIGFLSGLCLDVISGKLIGFYTLLCMYIGLIIGSVNKRLYRENFLIAVFFTFVATFTYEYTVYFFSIFLKGKGDLLFPLKAVILPEAVYNCVLSIPLFIIMLKLHYAFEDAGRASRKY, from the coding sequence ATGAGGAGAAAGATAGTTGCCTATTCGGCTTGTTTGTTTGTATTGGGGCTCATACAATCCACCGTTTTGGACTACATAAGAGTATTTAATGTAAAACCGAATCTTTTGCTGGCGTTTGTTGTGGTGACGGCCTTGCTCAGAGGCAATATGGAAGGAGCAGTCATTGGGTTTCTGTCCGGATTATGCCTGGATGTAATTTCCGGTAAACTTATCGGATTTTATACACTGCTGTGCATGTATATCGGACTCATAATAGGTTCCGTCAACAAGCGCCTTTACAGGGAGAACTTCCTGATTGCCGTATTTTTTACCTTTGTTGCTACTTTTACATATGAATATACCGTGTACTTTTTCAGCATTTTTCTAAAAGGAAAGGGAGACCTTCTCTTTCCCCTGAAGGCTGTAATTTTGCCTGAAGCTGTTTATAACTGCGTTTTATCCATTCCGCTGTTCATAATAATGTTGAAGCTGCATTATGCTTTTGAGGATGCAGGAAGGGCTTCCAGAAAATATTAA
- the minE gene encoding cell division topological specificity factor MinE, with amino-acid sequence MLLDLSKLFGRSKNSKDVAKERLKLVLIHDRANVSPEFLEMVKGEIIKVIKNYMDVDESGLDIQLTRTKSDEGDGVVPALIANIPIKNVKSSGK; translated from the coding sequence ATGCTGCTCGATTTATCAAAGTTATTTGGAAGATCAAAGAATTCAAAGGATGTCGCAAAAGAGAGGCTAAAGCTGGTTCTGATACATGACAGAGCAAATGTTTCTCCTGAATTCCTTGAAATGGTTAAAGGTGAAATCATAAAGGTCATAAAAAACTATATGGATGTTGATGAGAGTGGCCTTGACATACAGCTTACGCGAACTAAAAGCGATGAAGGGGATGGAGTAGTGCCCGCCCTGATTGCCAACATTCCTATAAAAAATGTTAAGAGCAGCGGAAAATAG
- a CDS encoding M23 family metallopeptidase: protein MMDDVIARPRYARNSAAIRRRRRSQKNASMSMAEKLVLKIIVCLAILVVVGLIRSINTPVTNFLSDKLKAAILHEVDLKGIYQWVDGALANLGIDKKSEEGEHDTPVGGNIPDDVSGDDSNRYGLDPGGYDYLEETGNDTSKKVELASAEVLETIRENYEFITPVDGVVVSGFGSISNEERDDKFHTGIDMETKNGEAVKSALDGEVALVSISPEYGKYVVIDHGGGLSTKYAHCWHIMVKEGQQVQAGEVIAEVGNSGVSVGSHLHFEILKDGKYLDPMDLLKVQVE, encoded by the coding sequence ATGATGGATGATGTGATTGCCAGACCTAGATATGCACGGAATAGTGCGGCAATAAGGAGAAGAAGAAGGAGCCAGAAAAACGCCAGCATGAGCATGGCGGAGAAGCTTGTCCTTAAGATTATAGTATGTCTGGCCATACTGGTTGTGGTTGGACTTATCAGAAGCATCAATACCCCGGTTACCAACTTCCTGAGCGATAAACTAAAAGCAGCAATTTTGCATGAAGTAGATCTTAAAGGTATTTACCAGTGGGTTGACGGGGCTCTCGCCAATCTGGGCATTGATAAAAAAAGCGAAGAAGGGGAACATGATACTCCTGTCGGAGGCAATATTCCCGATGATGTTTCCGGAGACGACTCCAACAGATATGGGTTGGACCCTGGGGGATACGATTATTTAGAAGAAACCGGCAATGATACATCAAAAAAGGTTGAACTCGCATCAGCAGAGGTATTGGAGACCATCAGGGAGAATTATGAATTTATCACTCCTGTAGACGGCGTTGTTGTGTCAGGTTTTGGGAGCATAAGCAATGAAGAAAGGGATGACAAATTCCATACAGGCATAGATATGGAAACGAAAAACGGAGAGGCTGTAAAATCCGCCTTGGATGGCGAGGTGGCTTTGGTAAGCATATCTCCTGAATATGGGAAGTATGTGGTAATTGACCATGGCGGAGGCCTATCAACCAAATATGCTCACTGCTGGCATATTATGGTGAAGGAAGGCCAGCAGGTGCAGGCTGGAGAAGTCATTGCAGAGGTTGGCAACTCCGGAGTTTCCGTAGGCTCCCATCTGCATTTTGAAATACTGAAAGATGGCAAGTATTTGGATCCCATGGACTTGCTGAAGGTTCAGGTTGAGTGA
- the minC gene encoding septum site-determining protein MinC → MPESSVMFKATVNDLFIIMKEESDFESILEQIANKIDSAGRFFKGVSLNVKYRGKKLTKDEENRILELLVRRSGAEIRKIEEDIQEAPETVEYAPSHKKIKINKFYFKGIDEGPAKFYRGTVRSGQLVESKGNLVVIGDVNPGGEVIANGNVVVVGALRGIVHAGADGNKEAIVVALNLQPMQLRIADVITRSPDGKSSGNILVPEMAYVKDDIVYIESFLPQR, encoded by the coding sequence ATGCCTGAGAGTAGTGTTATGTTCAAAGCTACGGTCAATGATTTATTTATAATAATGAAGGAAGAAAGTGATTTTGAATCGATTTTGGAGCAGATAGCAAATAAAATAGATTCGGCAGGAAGATTTTTTAAGGGAGTATCCCTCAATGTAAAGTACAGAGGAAAGAAGCTTACAAAAGATGAAGAGAACCGGATTCTTGAACTATTAGTGCGCAGGTCGGGAGCTGAAATCAGGAAAATTGAAGAGGATATACAGGAGGCTCCTGAAACCGTCGAATACGCGCCAAGCCATAAGAAAATCAAAATAAACAAGTTCTATTTTAAAGGCATTGATGAAGGTCCGGCAAAATTCTATAGGGGCACTGTACGATCCGGTCAATTGGTTGAGTCGAAAGGCAACCTGGTGGTAATTGGAGACGTAAATCCCGGTGGAGAGGTAATTGCCAACGGGAACGTAGTAGTAGTGGGAGCGCTTAGAGGTATAGTGCACGCCGGAGCCGATGGAAACAAGGAAGCAATAGTCGTAGCCCTGAACTTGCAGCCTATGCAGCTTCGAATAGCTGATGTCATTACCCGGTCACCGGATGGGAAAAGCTCCGGAAACATTCTTGTACCGGAAATGGCATATGTGAAGGATGACATTGTATACATAGAATCTTTCCTTCCCCAGAGATGA
- a CDS encoding site-2 protease family protein, translating into MKTELAFKFRQVDIKINIFTFAIIPAMYLTGYFETFIAAFISIMLHELGHIALACLLKVKVHAVRIIPVGLNAVIDEMPDTGKQLMVYLGGPFTNILLSVAAYLFGLCFLPGSKVANLIASTNIYLAVFNLMPVLPLDGGRILKTAMADKVGFLPAGRYAKKISLIFAAFIFLLGIAQLYINSYNFSIFFISIYIIISLRWDETEAALMNVKSIIYRRSRLVRKGVYQARDLVVLKNVMLSEIIKNMDFDRFHIIHVLDDDLKLVKTFTEQEIIDALFENTTDITFDELIKKSESNKQG; encoded by the coding sequence GTGAAAACAGAGCTTGCTTTCAAATTCCGACAGGTCGATATAAAAATAAATATTTTCACTTTTGCCATCATTCCCGCAATGTACCTGACAGGTTATTTTGAAACATTCATAGCAGCCTTTATAAGCATTATGCTGCATGAGTTGGGACATATTGCGCTGGCTTGCCTGCTGAAAGTGAAGGTTCATGCTGTAAGAATAATTCCCGTCGGCCTAAACGCGGTAATAGATGAGATGCCTGATACGGGAAAACAGCTGATGGTATATCTTGGAGGTCCTTTTACCAATATTCTGCTTTCAGTGGCTGCTTACCTGTTCGGCCTTTGCTTTTTACCCGGCTCAAAGGTTGCTAATCTCATAGCATCAACCAATATATATCTTGCTGTTTTTAATCTCATGCCGGTTTTACCTTTGGACGGAGGCAGAATATTAAAAACTGCAATGGCCGATAAGGTCGGATTTCTGCCGGCAGGCAGGTATGCTAAAAAGATATCTTTGATTTTTGCTGCTTTTATATTTCTGCTGGGAATAGCTCAGCTTTACATAAACAGTTATAACTTCAGCATTTTTTTTATAAGCATTTATATAATAATCTCATTGAGGTGGGATGAAACGGAGGCTGCATTGATGAATGTAAAAAGCATTATTTACAGACGTTCCCGCTTGGTTAGAAAAGGTGTTTATCAGGCCCGGGACCTGGTGGTTCTTAAAAACGTCATGTTGAGCGAAATCATAAAGAACATGGACTTTGACAGGTTTCATATAATCCATGTCCTGGATGATGACCTGAAGCTGGTAAAGACGTTTACAGAGCAGGAAATAATAGATGCCCTGTTTGAAAACACTACAGACATCACCTTCGATGAGCTTATAAAAAAGTCAGAGTCAAACAAGCAGGGGTGA
- a CDS encoding Maf family protein, with product MKEIVLASASPRRSELLKRVGIAFSVMPSNIEEKIDVSWEPEVLAEELSYSKALYIAEQLKRDCLVIGADTIVVKDGVLGKPRDEAEAYEMLKRLQGSWHEVITGVTIINAGDMVSLKDHVKTRVKMRSMTDDVIYSYIRTKEPMDKAGAYGVQGMGALLVEAIEGCYFNVVGLPLMKLGTMLENFGVRLL from the coding sequence ATGAAGGAAATTGTTCTTGCATCGGCTTCTCCCAGACGTTCCGAACTATTGAAGCGGGTAGGTATAGCTTTTAGTGTTATGCCTTCAAATATAGAAGAGAAAATAGATGTAAGCTGGGAGCCTGAAGTTTTAGCTGAGGAGTTGTCTTACAGCAAGGCGCTTTATATAGCAGAGCAGCTGAAAAGGGACTGCCTTGTTATCGGAGCTGACACCATTGTTGTCAAGGATGGTGTTTTGGGAAAGCCCCGGGATGAGGCAGAAGCTTATGAAATGCTAAAACGCTTGCAGGGAAGCTGGCATGAAGTGATCACAGGAGTCACCATCATAAATGCCGGGGACATGGTAAGCCTTAAGGACCATGTAAAGACCAGGGTAAAGATGAGAAGCATGACGGATGATGTAATATATTCATATATCCGCACCAAGGAGCCCATGGATAAAGCCGGAGCTTACGGCGTCCAGGGGATGGGTGCACTGCTTGTTGAAGCTATTGAAGGCTGTTATTTCAATGTAGTGGGACTTCCTCTTATGAAGCTGGGCACCATGCTGGAGAATTTCGGAGTAAGATTGCTTTAG
- the mreC gene encoding rod shape-determining protein MreC, which translates to MRLFKSKLFILALVTITVLVIIGISSRAGSAVNTVGNALGTPLNPFQKAVAFLESKVGGIFTYFEDMKQLKKENDELRAKLDELERDSRDLNRLREENKMLRETLNLKDQFSDYESIGGNIIAKDVGNWFNIFTIDSGTKDGVVIDSPVITSKGLVGSVYQTGPLSSKVISIIDVESAVSAMVSNYIVIVRGDITLKDQGLLRMDRIPVELDLKVGDTVETSGVGGIFPKGILIGKVKEIRQGSTELSRYAVVEPAVDFRRLREVFVLVDKTKNIETGNEER; encoded by the coding sequence TTGCGCCTTTTTAAGAGTAAATTATTCATATTGGCACTGGTGACCATAACAGTGCTGGTTATTATAGGTATATCCTCAAGGGCGGGCAGTGCAGTGAACACTGTGGGAAACGCTCTTGGTACGCCTCTGAATCCCTTTCAGAAAGCCGTTGCCTTTCTGGAAAGCAAGGTAGGGGGTATATTTACATATTTTGAGGATATGAAGCAGCTGAAAAAGGAGAATGATGAATTAAGAGCAAAGCTGGATGAACTGGAAAGAGATAGCAGGGATTTAAACAGATTAAGGGAAGAAAACAAGATGCTGAGGGAAACCCTGAATCTGAAAGATCAATTTAGCGATTATGAAAGCATTGGTGGAAACATAATAGCAAAAGATGTAGGTAACTGGTTCAATATCTTCACAATAGACTCGGGAACGAAGGACGGAGTGGTAATAGATTCCCCCGTCATAACCAGCAAAGGTCTTGTTGGAAGTGTTTACCAGACCGGGCCCTTATCATCGAAAGTAATTTCCATAATTGATGTGGAGAGCGCTGTCAGCGCGATGGTTTCCAATTACATAGTAATAGTGCGCGGTGACATAACACTGAAGGATCAGGGGCTATTGAGGATGGACCGCATACCTGTCGAATTGGATTTGAAGGTGGGCGATACCGTTGAAACTTCAGGAGTGGGAGGAATATTTCCCAAAGGCATATTAATCGGAAAAGTGAAGGAAATCCGGCAGGGAAGCACCGAACTGAGCAGATATGCCGTGGTTGAACCTGCAGTCGACTTCAGAAGGCTGAGAGAAGTTTTCGTCCTTGTAGATAAAACAAAAAATATTGAGACAGGTAATGAAGAAAGATGA
- a CDS encoding [Fe-Fe] hydrogenase large subunit C-terminal domain-containing protein, producing MITIDNRFSDFQEKRMKIFGELVRRYWNGKLKSNYDLNELAQDIKERYGFTDDDMPFIKDHIRIAMGLDPKGDSEFKDELDIIKKSKEIGVPVIARIQGSCEHCGHDSCRCEDVCKYEAHIYRKSEGPVIVENKCLSCGECVTACDFGAIADKIEFLPLIDLLKDSNTPVFASVAPAVVGQFGDDVSMGQLRTALKLIGFTDMVETALFADILTIREALEFNHQVKNEGDVFLTSCCCPVWFNLTKKQYPEVFKRMSPSVSPMIASGRILKKLYKDAKVVFISPCIAKKAEVKEPELKGAIDFVINFRELSEIFSALDIHLKDLPGDEKDHASMGGRIYARTGGVSFSVKTVVNRLEPERVIKLKSKRVDGVSACNKILSDLSNGVDINANFVEGMGCSGGCVGGPRTNIDVSKATRMVNEFGEDSLILTPFDNLNVMKILKQLGINTIEEIIEDNEVNRLLTRKTEL from the coding sequence ATGATTACGATAGATAACCGGTTTAGTGATTTTCAGGAAAAAAGAATGAAGATATTCGGAGAGCTGGTCAGAAGATACTGGAACGGGAAGCTTAAAAGCAACTATGATTTGAACGAGCTGGCCCAGGATATCAAGGAAAGATATGGGTTCACCGATGACGACATGCCGTTTATAAAAGATCACATAAGGATCGCCATGGGCCTGGATCCAAAGGGAGACTCCGAATTCAAGGACGAACTGGACATCATAAAAAAATCAAAGGAAATTGGCGTACCTGTGATTGCCAGGATACAGGGATCGTGCGAACACTGCGGCCATGATAGCTGCCGGTGTGAAGACGTATGTAAATACGAAGCTCATATTTATAGAAAAAGCGAAGGACCGGTTATTGTGGAAAATAAATGCCTGAGCTGCGGAGAATGCGTTACTGCCTGTGATTTCGGAGCCATAGCAGACAAAATCGAGTTCCTGCCCTTGATTGACCTACTGAAGGATTCCAACACTCCGGTGTTTGCTTCGGTAGCCCCGGCCGTCGTCGGACAGTTTGGAGATGACGTCTCCATGGGTCAGTTAAGGACAGCATTGAAGCTCATAGGCTTCACCGACATGGTTGAAACTGCATTATTCGCAGATATACTAACAATCAGGGAAGCCTTGGAATTTAACCACCAGGTAAAAAATGAAGGGGATGTTTTCCTTACCAGCTGCTGCTGCCCTGTATGGTTCAATCTGACAAAGAAACAGTATCCGGAAGTTTTCAAGCGCATGTCCCCATCGGTATCGCCCATGATAGCCTCCGGAAGAATCCTGAAAAAGCTGTACAAGGATGCCAAAGTTGTGTTTATATCACCTTGTATCGCAAAAAAAGCAGAGGTCAAAGAACCGGAGCTGAAAGGCGCCATCGATTTTGTAATCAATTTCAGGGAGCTGTCCGAAATCTTTTCGGCCTTGGACATTCATCTGAAGGACCTGCCCGGCGATGAAAAGGACCATGCCTCCATGGGCGGAAGAATTTATGCCAGGACCGGAGGTGTGAGCTTTTCCGTTAAAACCGTAGTAAACCGGCTGGAGCCGGAAAGGGTTATTAAGCTTAAGTCGAAAAGGGTGGACGGTGTTTCTGCGTGCAACAAGATACTGAGCGACCTGTCCAACGGAGTGGATATCAATGCCAACTTTGTTGAAGGGATGGGCTGCAGCGGTGGATGCGTAGGCGGACCAAGGACAAACATTGATGTCAGCAAGGCTACCCGGATGGTAAATGAGTTTGGTGAAGACTCTTTAATCCTCACGCCCTTTGACAATCTCAATGTAATGAAAATTCTCAAACAGCTCGGGATTAACACCATCGAAGAAATAATTGAGGACAATGAAGTGAACCGTCTGCTGACAAGGAAAACAGAGCTTTGA
- a CDS encoding transposase, which translates to MRSTKNCISDITVAKHGIHDIITELVRKFNLDKFLFPEKYTLVFVAACMGIILFNNPTATYIAQKLYWVSHDAITRLLPLLSINNTNIMILFIQAIQSQTAGLGYLIIDDVIIRKPFGKSIFPTSYVYDHTNNRYVWGMHIVVLLWSNGWIKIPVAFRIWKPEEKCEEYHTKVELAIRMISFAHKFGLAAEYVTFDTWYSCKELLQKLSECGYHYVCMIKNNRKVLYNNRVNFNVKTISLLFSKKQYRYYPGTGFYIKALSVILPGVGNTMMAIVKNGYNASIQNTRFIITDLPGVAAQDILKKYLCRWDIEVFFRDIKQFLNFEKVQVRSIRKLEGHFSLVFITSVFVQILQIQNNLNTMGETISFLQDIVQVKVNGIVYIINVTSKDRTGKEVNTVSNPLATTIWDKLSA; encoded by the coding sequence ATGAGGTCTACCAAAAATTGCATTTCCGACATAACCGTTGCCAAGCACGGCATTCACGATATTATTACTGAACTGGTGAGAAAGTTCAATTTGGATAAGTTTTTGTTCCCTGAGAAGTATACACTGGTCTTCGTTGCAGCATGTATGGGTATAATCCTGTTTAATAATCCTACAGCAACATATATTGCGCAGAAGCTGTACTGGGTATCCCATGATGCCATAACAAGGCTGCTGCCGTTGCTTTCTATTAATAACACAAATATCATGATCCTGTTCATCCAGGCAATACAGTCACAAACGGCTGGTCTTGGATATTTGATCATCGATGATGTGATTATCAGGAAGCCTTTCGGCAAGAGCATTTTCCCGACATCTTATGTATACGATCACACAAATAATCGGTATGTCTGGGGAATGCACATTGTAGTCCTTCTATGGTCTAATGGTTGGATTAAAATCCCCGTGGCGTTTCGGATATGGAAACCGGAAGAAAAGTGTGAAGAATATCATACCAAGGTTGAACTAGCCATACGTATGATATCCTTCGCCCACAAATTTGGTTTGGCTGCCGAATACGTCACATTCGACACCTGGTATTCCTGTAAAGAGCTCCTGCAAAAGCTCTCAGAGTGCGGTTACCACTATGTCTGCATGATAAAGAATAACCGCAAAGTGCTGTACAACAACAGGGTTAACTTTAACGTTAAGACCATAAGCCTGCTGTTTAGCAAGAAACAGTACAGGTACTACCCCGGTACAGGCTTCTACATCAAGGCTTTATCGGTAATCTTACCTGGTGTGGGTAACACCATGATGGCAATAGTCAAAAACGGCTATAACGCATCTATCCAAAACACCAGATTTATCATTACTGACTTGCCCGGTGTAGCTGCTCAAGACATCCTCAAGAAATACCTTTGCCGTTGGGACATTGAAGTATTCTTCAGAGACATCAAGCAGTTTCTGAACTTTGAAAAAGTTCAAGTCCGGTCTATTAGAAAACTTGAGGGTCACTTCTCCTTGGTGTTCATAACTTCTGTATTCGTGCAGATTTTGCAGATACAGAATAATTTGAATACCATGGGTGAAACCATCAGCTTCCTGCAGGACATTGTCCAGGTTAAAGTCAACGGTATTGTGTACATTATTAATGTAACATCCAAAGACCGGACAGGTAAAGAGGTAAATACTGTCTCAAATCCTCTCGCAACAACCATTTGGGACAAATTAAGTGCGTGA
- a CDS encoding adaptor protein MecA — MKIERIGENKIKITISMDDLEERNIDLTSLNYNSPAAQELFWDMMEEAEAQFGFDLSDSQLVIEPVPDSDTGFIIMITKVDDDEESFESIQKYIKNRFKRNDLKAKKRNRKVYSSLLIYSFREFDDLCELCKKISSMYCGDSSVYKLKGIYYLALTRNCFTAGDAKMLEALLGEYGRKVHNPGFFEGYLNEYGETVIDHNSIEVINKYF, encoded by the coding sequence ATGAAAATTGAAAGAATAGGGGAGAATAAAATAAAAATTACTATATCTATGGATGACCTGGAAGAAAGAAATATAGATTTGACTTCTTTAAATTATAATTCCCCGGCAGCTCAGGAGTTGTTCTGGGATATGATGGAAGAGGCCGAAGCCCAGTTCGGGTTCGATTTGTCGGACTCACAGCTGGTAATAGAGCCTGTACCTGATTCCGATACCGGTTTTATAATAATGATAACCAAAGTGGACGATGACGAAGAGAGTTTTGAATCTATACAGAAATATATAAAGAACAGATTTAAAAGAAACGATCTCAAAGCAAAAAAGAGAAACCGCAAGGTTTATTCTTCTCTGCTCATTTATTCCTTCAGGGAGTTTGATGACTTGTGCGAGCTGTGCAAGAAAATCAGCTCCATGTACTGCGGGGACAGTTCGGTGTATAAGTTGAAAGGCATCTATTATCTGGCTCTTACCCGGAACTGTTTTACCGCAGGAGATGCAAAGATGCTGGAAGCACTCCTGGGAGAGTATGGCCGCAAGGTGCACAATCCGGGATTCTTTGAAGGCTATTTGAATGAATATGGGGAAACAGTGATTGATCATAACTCCATAGAAGTGATAAATAAATATTTCTAA
- the radC gene encoding RadC family protein, which produces MPDVNYRLKMKDLPVCERPYEKLEEYGPEMLSNAELLAIIIKTGSRNETSVALAQRILKQDKSNKGLAFLHDIGLEELRRINGIGRVKAIQIKALAELSKRMSSTYTSGKRVVIKTPEDVSKLLMEEMRHLKKEVFKVILLNAKNHMIRCMDISVGSLTASIVHPREVFSEAVKSGCAGLLFVHNHPSGDPEPSTEDVDTTLRLVDSGKILGIKVLDHVIIGDGRYVSLKEKGLM; this is translated from the coding sequence ATGCCCGATGTTAACTATAGATTGAAAATGAAGGATTTGCCTGTATGTGAAAGGCCATATGAGAAATTGGAGGAATATGGCCCGGAAATGCTTTCAAATGCAGAACTGTTGGCAATAATTATAAAAACGGGCAGCAGGAATGAAACTTCCGTTGCTCTTGCCCAGAGAATACTAAAACAGGACAAGTCCAATAAAGGGCTGGCCTTCTTGCATGACATAGGCTTAGAAGAGCTGAGAAGAATAAATGGCATAGGCAGGGTCAAAGCTATTCAAATAAAAGCGTTGGCAGAATTGTCCAAAAGAATGTCATCGACTTACACTTCCGGCAAAAGGGTTGTTATAAAAACACCGGAAGATGTAAGCAAGCTTTTGATGGAGGAAATGAGACATTTAAAAAAGGAAGTATTCAAAGTAATTCTGCTTAATGCCAAGAACCATATGATAAGGTGTATGGACATTTCCGTCGGAAGCCTTACGGCTTCAATAGTGCATCCTAGGGAAGTCTTCAGCGAAGCGGTTAAAAGTGGGTGTGCAGGCCTTTTGTTTGTACATAATCATCCCAGCGGAGATCCTGAACCGAGTACCGAAGATGTGGATACTACCTTAAGACTTGTAGACAGTGGTAAAATATTGGGAATAAAGGTTCTGGACCATGTAATAATCGGGGATGGAAGATATGTAAGTCTTAAAGAAAAAGGATTGATGTAG
- a CDS encoding rod shape-determining protein — translation MSLFSRDIGIDLGTANTLVHVKGKGIVLREPSVVAINVKTGEILAVGDAAKEMIGRTPGNIVAIRPMKDGVIADYDVTQSMLKYFINKAAPKALFSKPRVVICVPSGVTEVEKRAVEEATLQAGAKEAYLIEEPMAAAIGANLPVEEPSGSMVVDIGGGTSEVAVISLGGIVTSKSLRIAGDELDEAIVHYVKKEYNLMIGERTAEDIKMSIGGAYPKPKEESIEVRGRDLITGLPKNIVITSSEINEALKEPINAIVDSIKFTLEKTPPELAADIMDKGIMLTGGGALLSGLDRLINEETGMPVSVAENPLDCVALGAGKVLDEIEVLKKVLISPKKLK, via the coding sequence ATGAGCTTATTTTCCAGAGATATAGGAATTGATTTGGGAACCGCCAATACATTAGTTCATGTGAAGGGCAAAGGTATTGTCCTTAGAGAACCTTCTGTTGTAGCAATTAACGTAAAAACCGGCGAAATACTGGCAGTAGGGGATGCAGCCAAGGAGATGATAGGCAGGACTCCGGGCAATATTGTCGCCATAAGACCTATGAAGGATGGGGTTATTGCAGATTATGACGTAACCCAGAGCATGCTGAAATACTTCATTAATAAAGCAGCACCAAAAGCGCTGTTCAGCAAACCTAGAGTAGTTATATGCGTGCCTTCGGGAGTCACGGAGGTGGAAAAAAGGGCAGTGGAGGAAGCTACTCTTCAGGCAGGTGCCAAGGAAGCGTACCTGATAGAAGAGCCTATGGCAGCGGCAATAGGAGCAAACCTTCCGGTGGAGGAACCCTCAGGCAGTATGGTGGTTGACATAGGGGGAGGTACCAGTGAGGTTGCCGTTATTTCCCTGGGAGGAATTGTTACCAGCAAGTCCTTGAGAATAGCCGGGGATGAGTTGGATGAGGCTATTGTGCACTATGTTAAAAAAGAATATAATTTAATGATAGGGGAAAGAACAGCCGAGGATATAAAAATGAGCATCGGAGGTGCTTATCCAAAGCCTAAGGAGGAATCCATTGAAGTCAGAGGAAGGGATTTGATAACGGGACTTCCAAAGAATATAGTTATTACGTCCTCCGAAATAAACGAAGCTTTAAAAGAGCCTATAAACGCTATTGTTGATTCAATAAAATTCACATTGGAAAAGACGCCGCCGGAGCTTGCAGCGGACATTATGGACAAAGGAATCATGCTTACAGGCGGAGGAGCGCTATTGAGCGGACTGGACAGATTGATAAATGAGGAAACAGGCATGCCGGTTTCCGTAGCGGAAAATCCTCTGGACTGTGTTGCATTGGGCGCAGGTAAAGTGCTTGACGAAATTGAAGTGCTGAAAAAGGTACTTATTTCTCCTAAAAAGCTGAAGTAG